One Lentimicrobiaceae bacterium genomic window carries:
- a CDS encoding biotin/lipoyl-binding protein: MKKFKFTINGNVYEVDIQSIEDNIAEIEVNGTTYQVEVDKMVQSTKTPKLVRSVSVPSTDSEPSIAKTSSPATPKGTGSIKSPLPGVILDLHVREGDAVKVGQKLITLEAMKMENNINADKEGKVVSLKVHKGDSVMEGDVLIVIGD, translated from the coding sequence ATGAAAAAATTTAAATTCACTATAAACGGCAATGTTTACGAGGTAGATATTCAATCTATTGAAGATAATATAGCCGAAATCGAAGTTAATGGTACTACCTATCAGGTTGAGGTTGATAAAATGGTTCAGTCAACCAAAACGCCAAAACTGGTAAGGTCGGTAAGTGTTCCTTCAACTGATTCGGAGCCCAGCATTGCCAAAACGTCAAGCCCGGCTACTCCCAAAGGAACCGGAAGCATTAAATCACCGCTGCCTGGCGTTATTCTTGATTTGCATGTACGCGAAGGCGATGCCGTTAAGGTTGGTCAGAAACTCATTACCCTTGAAGCTATGAAAATGGAAAACAACATCAATGCCGATAAGGAAGGTAAAGTGGTTTCGTTGAAAGTTCATAAAGGCGATTCTGTCATGGAAGGTGATGTTCTTATTGTAATAGGAGATTAA
- a CDS encoding sodium ion-translocating decarboxylase subunit beta, with amino-acid sequence MEHSGNFLTFILEHLQQFFSYTAFANVTAGHLIMIGVGLIFIYLAIAKEYEPMLLIPIGFGILVGNIAFMPGLKIGIYESGSVLNYLYFGVLQGVYPPLIFLGIGAMTDFSALISNPKLMLIGAAAQFGIFGAYAIALLLGFSPSEAGAIAIIGGADGPTAIFLSSKLAPELMGAIAISAYSYMALVPVIQPPIMRLLTNKRERLIRMKPPRSVSKVEKILFPIIGMLLTTFIVPSGLPLLGMLFFGNLLKESGVTKRLADTAKGPMIDIVTILIGLTVGASTQATTFLTTKSVGIFALGAASFVIATTAGVLFVKIFNIFLKEGNKINPLIGNSGVSAVPDSARVSQIVGLEYDKTNHLLMHAMGPNVAGVIGSAVAAGILLGFLS; translated from the coding sequence ATGGAACATTCCGGTAACTTTCTAACATTTATCTTAGAGCATCTTCAGCAGTTCTTTTCCTACACCGCTTTTGCAAATGTAACCGCAGGCCACCTGATTATGATTGGTGTTGGCCTTATCTTTATTTATCTTGCCATTGCCAAGGAATATGAACCTATGCTCCTGATTCCCATCGGATTTGGTATTTTGGTGGGAAATATCGCCTTTATGCCCGGTCTTAAAATTGGTATTTACGAATCGGGTAGTGTACTCAACTATTTGTATTTTGGTGTTTTGCAAGGAGTTTATCCTCCGTTGATTTTCCTGGGTATCGGAGCTATGACCGATTTTTCGGCCCTTATATCCAATCCCAAACTCATGTTGATTGGTGCAGCCGCTCAGTTTGGAATTTTTGGTGCATATGCGATTGCGCTTTTGCTCGGATTTTCTCCTTCAGAAGCAGGTGCTATTGCCATTATTGGTGGTGCCGACGGTCCTACTGCTATTTTCCTTTCATCTAAGCTGGCTCCTGAATTAATGGGTGCTATTGCTATTTCGGCATACTCTTATATGGCACTGGTTCCGGTAATTCAACCTCCTATTATGCGTTTGCTTACCAATAAACGCGAACGCTTAATCCGTATGAAACCACCGCGCAGTGTTTCGAAAGTCGAAAAAATCCTTTTCCCCATTATCGGAATGTTGCTGACAACGTTTATTGTTCCCTCTGGTCTACCCTTGCTGGGAATGTTGTTCTTTGGCAACCTGTTGAAAGAGAGCGGTGTAACCAAGCGTTTGGCTGATACTGCCAAAGGCCCGATGATTGATATTGTAACTATTCTTATCGGTCTTACCGTGGGGGCGTCAACACAGGCCACAACGTTCCTTACTACAAAATCAGTGGGTATTTTTGCACTGGGTGCAGCTTCTTTCGTTATTGCAACCACTGCTGGTGTATTATTTGTTAAAATATTCAATATTTTCCTGAAAGAAGGAAATAAAATCAATCCGCTTATCGGAAATTCAGGTGTATCGGCTGTGCCCGACAGTGCCCGTGTTTCGCAGATAGTGGGTCTTGAATATGATAAAACCAATCACCTGCTGATGCATGCAATGGGCCCCAATGTGGCCGGTGTGATTGGCAGTGCTGTTGCTGCTGGTATCCTCCTTGGATTCCTTTCGTAA
- the udk gene encoding uridine kinase: MLIIGIAGGSGCGKSTVVKQIIKKLPKDSVAVIAQDSYYKDNGHLSPEDRAKINFDHPSSIEFNLLVKHIDMLKEGQTVGMPIYSYLTCARAKETIPVQPREVVIVEGILIMSNPRLRERMDIKVFVDADADDRLMRIIRRDIEERGRSFTQVLDHYDKFVKPMHLQFIEPTKRYADIIVPQGGANHVAIDILTSRIKMNLKMI, encoded by the coding sequence ATGCTCATTATCGGAATTGCCGGAGGCTCTGGCTGCGGAAAGTCAACTGTTGTCAAACAGATCATTAAAAAACTCCCTAAAGATTCAGTTGCAGTTATTGCCCAGGACTCTTATTATAAGGATAACGGACATCTGAGTCCTGAAGATCGCGCTAAAATTAATTTCGACCATCCTTCATCCATCGAATTTAATTTACTGGTTAAGCATATTGATATGCTCAAAGAAGGGCAGACTGTGGGTATGCCCATCTATAGCTACCTTACTTGTGCCCGCGCCAAGGAAACGATTCCGGTACAACCGCGTGAAGTGGTGATTGTGGAAGGTATTTTAATCATGTCAAATCCGCGTTTGCGCGAACGGATGGACATTAAAGTTTTTGTCGATGCCGATGCCGACGACCGACTGATGCGCATTATCCGCCGCGATATAGAAGAACGTGGCCGATCATTTACCCAGGTGCTTGACCATTATGATAAATTTGTCAAACCTATGCACCTTCAGTTTATCGAACCTACCAAACGCTACGCAGATATTATTGTACCCCAGGGTGGTGCCAATCATGTGGCCATCGATATTCTTACATCCAGAATCAAGATGAACCTGAAGATGATTTAA
- a CDS encoding Hsp20/alpha crystallin family protein produces MLPILKNRDFFPSIVDEFFGRDFLPGMFEFQTGINMPSVNIVEGKDDFRIEVAAPGLDKSDFKINLENNVLTISSEKEEKSEKKEERYMRREFSYASFRRSFSLPGSVDAEKISANHNNGVLSITIPKREEAKVKPAKQIEIK; encoded by the coding sequence ATGTTACCGATCTTAAAAAACAGAGATTTCTTCCCCAGCATTGTGGATGAATTTTTTGGCCGGGACTTTTTGCCCGGTATGTTTGAATTCCAGACAGGAATCAATATGCCTTCGGTAAATATCGTTGAAGGTAAAGATGATTTCCGTATTGAGGTTGCCGCTCCTGGTTTGGATAAAAGCGATTTTAAAATCAACCTCGAAAATAATGTGCTCACCATTTCGTCTGAGAAAGAGGAAAAGAGCGAAAAGAAGGAAGAGCGCTATATGCGTCGCGAGTTCAGCTATGCATCTTTCCGCCGGTCATTCAGCCTGCCGGGAAGTGTAGATGCTGAAAAGATTTCGGCCAATCACAACAACGGGGTGTTGAGTATCACCATCCCCAAAAGAGAAGAAGCCAAAGTGAAACCAGCTAAGCAAATTGAGATCAAATAA
- a CDS encoding GIY-YIG nuclease family protein, whose product MYAVIDVETTGGSFVNERLTEIAIYLHDGERIVDEYSTLLNPEQPIPYMITRITGISNEMVADAPRFCEVARKIVEMTEGATFVGHNASFDYNFIRHEFKRLGYNYKRPTICTVKMSRALLPGKQSYSLGKLCQELGIMIENRHRAAGDALATTRLLELLLQTDRLAIEKQSGLGIPDMVKEVPEETGVYYLHDAEGKTIYIGKSNNMYERLVQHFRNNETVKAVEMRSRIASISYEITGSELLALLLESDEIKKHKPLYNRAQRRSVYGYALFESMDENGYHRLSIGRNVNNHQPITSFTTHEHARKYLYEMVEKFELCQKLCGLYETDGACFHYGIKQCRGACIGKEAPESYNRRVEAAIKLSGFVHTDFYAVEMGRHAEELAVVKVSDGRYVGFGYTDTAFSDPASLEACIKPYHDNRDTRQIIRNYLKKNPRTRIIRVHNNFS is encoded by the coding sequence ATGTATGCGGTTATTGATGTAGAAACCACCGGAGGGAGTTTTGTTAACGAAAGGTTGACAGAAATAGCTATTTATCTTCACGACGGCGAACGTATTGTTGACGAATACAGTACCCTGCTGAACCCTGAGCAGCCTATTCCTTATATGATTACCCGCATAACTGGCATCAGTAATGAGATGGTAGCCGATGCGCCACGCTTTTGTGAAGTGGCCCGTAAAATAGTTGAAATGACCGAAGGGGCTACTTTTGTAGGACACAATGCTTCGTTTGATTACAACTTTATCAGGCACGAGTTTAAACGGTTGGGTTACAATTATAAGCGACCCACCATTTGTACGGTTAAAATGAGTCGCGCACTTTTACCCGGGAAACAATCGTACAGCCTCGGAAAACTGTGCCAGGAGCTGGGTATAATGATTGAAAACCGTCACAGGGCGGCTGGTGATGCCTTGGCTACTACGCGTTTGCTGGAGCTTTTACTGCAAACCGACCGTTTGGCCATTGAAAAACAATCGGGCCTGGGGATTCCCGACATGGTGAAAGAAGTGCCGGAAGAAACCGGTGTATATTATCTGCACGATGCAGAAGGTAAGACCATATACATTGGCAAAAGCAACAATATGTATGAAAGGCTGGTGCAGCACTTTCGCAACAATGAAACGGTGAAAGCTGTTGAGATGCGCAGCCGTATAGCATCCATCAGTTATGAAATAACTGGCAGCGAATTGCTTGCGCTCCTTTTAGAATCTGATGAGATAAAGAAGCACAAGCCTTTGTATAACAGGGCTCAGCGAAGGTCGGTGTATGGATATGCTTTGTTTGAGTCAATGGATGAAAACGGATACCACAGATTATCTATCGGCCGTAATGTGAACAACCATCAGCCAATAACATCATTTACCACGCATGAGCATGCCCGAAAATATCTGTATGAAATGGTCGAGAAATTTGAGCTTTGCCAAAAACTCTGCGGCCTTTATGAAACAGATGGAGCCTGCTTTCATTACGGGATAAAACAGTGTCGTGGTGCCTGTATCGGTAAAGAGGCCCCTGAATCGTACAACCGGCGGGTTGAAGCTGCCATCAAACTATCGGGCTTTGTGCACACTGATTTTTATGCTGTTGAAATGGGGCGGCACGCTGAAGAATTGGCTGTTGTAAAGGTTTCAGATGGACGTTATGTAGGATTTGGCTATACCGACACCGCTTTTTCCGACCCTGCCAGCCTTGAAGCCTGTATTAAACCTTATCATGATAACCGTGATACCCGTCAGATTATCCGGAATTACCTGAAAAAAAACCCACGTACCAGAATCATAAGAGTTCACAACAATTTTTCCTGA
- a CDS encoding DUF4403 family protein, whose product MMCHGLSLVLLLFVAASCATTKVEKPAEAYQSASHDLQPSLIGFTAEARLSDIQRTLNSQFNGLVYEDNSLDDNGGDNMMVKAWKQGEIKLAMKDNVIIYRVPLKLWIKAGFKTKQLGITLSDYREVTGALALMFRTSITLNPDWSVSTRTETTGYEWLTEPVIKIAGINVPVKFVADLVLQNNMKTMSVAIDESIKDYLNLKPYALEAWKSLNQPISLSSDYKLWLMIKPSEFYASPITSSNGIIRHQSGVKSVIEASMGDKPKIMAPGPLPNLIINNQPRNEVIVNTSVDVPFVEINAQAAKYVTGQTFTQGKRKIKVESVNIYGSNGKLIAETTLSGSLNGTLYFSGIPAFNAQDSTLYIKDFDFDISTKNFLVKSAAWIYQSGFRNMIAKQMVWSLAPEMKMFSAEINRSLKSYRLADGVALNGEVTRIVIGDILLTQEGLKPFFSAEGNLKVVFTGFGARN is encoded by the coding sequence ATGATGTGCCACGGTTTGTCGTTGGTACTGCTCCTGTTCGTAGCTGCATCCTGCGCTACAACAAAGGTTGAAAAACCGGCTGAGGCTTATCAGTCAGCCAGTCATGATCTGCAACCTTCATTGATAGGTTTTACTGCTGAAGCCCGGCTGAGCGATATACAAAGAACGCTGAATAGCCAGTTTAACGGATTGGTTTATGAAGACAACAGTCTGGATGATAACGGCGGTGACAATATGATGGTAAAAGCATGGAAACAGGGAGAGATAAAGCTCGCCATGAAGGACAATGTAATTATTTACCGTGTGCCATTAAAGTTGTGGATAAAAGCCGGTTTTAAGACGAAACAGCTGGGAATTACCCTGTCTGATTACCGTGAGGTGACCGGCGCCCTGGCCCTGATGTTCCGCACGTCCATAACCCTTAACCCCGATTGGTCAGTAAGTACCCGTACAGAAACCACGGGCTATGAATGGTTAACAGAACCGGTGATTAAAATAGCCGGAATAAACGTTCCGGTGAAGTTTGTGGCAGACCTTGTCTTGCAGAACAACATGAAAACCATGAGTGTAGCAATTGACGAGAGTATTAAAGATTATCTTAATCTGAAACCATATGCACTTGAAGCCTGGAAATCGCTCAATCAGCCCATTAGCCTAAGCAGCGACTACAAGCTCTGGTTAATGATTAAACCATCTGAATTCTATGCTTCGCCTATAACTTCATCCAACGGCATTATCCGGCACCAGAGTGGTGTAAAATCGGTAATTGAAGCATCAATGGGAGACAAACCAAAGATTATGGCTCCGGGACCTTTGCCCAATCTTATTATTAACAACCAACCCAGAAACGAAGTTATTGTCAATACATCAGTAGATGTGCCTTTTGTGGAAATTAACGCCCAGGCCGCAAAGTATGTCACAGGTCAAACATTTACACAAGGTAAGCGAAAGATAAAAGTGGAATCAGTGAACATTTATGGAAGCAACGGAAAACTGATCGCTGAAACCACACTCTCGGGAAGCCTCAACGGAACCCTTTATTTTTCGGGTATTCCTGCATTTAATGCACAGGATTCAACATTGTACATCAAAGACTTTGACTTTGACATATCAACAAAGAATTTTCTGGTAAAATCTGCTGCCTGGATATATCAGAGCGGATTCAGGAACATGATTGCCAAACAGATGGTATGGTCGTTGGCGCCTGAAATGAAAATGTTCAGCGCCGAAATTAACCGAAGCCTTAAATCTTACCGGCTTGCCGATGGAGTGGCCTTGAACGGAGAAGTTACCCGCATTGTTATCGGTGATATTTTGCTTACACAGGAAGGATTAAAGCCTTTTTTTAGTGCCGAAGGGAATCTTAAAGTCGTTTTTACCGGGTTTGGCGCCAGAAATTAA
- a CDS encoding DUF2807 domain-containing protein — MKTIKSLLYLLPLLIVSMLFSSCERDNWHNIHGTGPVVSETRVVPIHRDISVSIPADVYVYQSPYRDLTIEAQSNILDAIETYVSGSELNIGLENGAGLGNHEPVKIYISSAMYNNIRLSGSVNLYAETPIVTDDLYVSISGSGIIDIEVLANSVSASISGSGKIWLAGETITENFTVSGSGDIHSFDLLSETADISISGSGNTEISVAEYLNARISGSGSIYYAGYPSVDSRISGSGNLIHVH, encoded by the coding sequence ATGAAAACGATAAAATCTCTACTTTACCTTCTTCCGCTGCTGATCGTCAGCATGCTGTTTTCATCATGTGAACGCGATAACTGGCATAATATTCACGGAACAGGCCCTGTTGTAAGTGAAACCAGAGTTGTTCCCATTCATCGCGACATTTCAGTGTCGATTCCGGCAGATGTTTATGTTTATCAAAGTCCTTATCGCGATTTAACCATTGAAGCACAATCCAATATCCTCGACGCCATAGAAACTTATGTATCAGGCAGCGAACTGAATATCGGACTTGAAAACGGTGCCGGACTGGGAAATCATGAACCTGTTAAAATCTACATCTCATCGGCCATGTATAACAACATCAGGCTTTCAGGCTCAGTAAATCTTTATGCCGAAACCCCTATAGTTACGGACGATTTATATGTTAGCATATCAGGTTCTGGAATTATTGATATAGAAGTACTTGCCAATTCGGTTAGTGCCTCTATTTCAGGAAGTGGTAAAATATGGCTTGCCGGTGAAACAATTACAGAAAACTTTACGGTTTCAGGCTCAGGAGATATTCACAGTTTTGATTTGCTGAGCGAAACAGCTGACATCAGCATCAGTGGATCAGGCAATACCGAAATAAGTGTGGCCGAATATCTGAATGCACGCATAAGCGGAAGCGGAAGCATATATTATGCAGGCTATCCTTCCGTTGACAGCCGCATTTCCGGTTCAGGCAACCTGATACATGTTCATTGA